Proteins encoded by one window of Cloeon dipterum chromosome 2, ieCloDipt1.1, whole genome shotgun sequence:
- the LOC135937258 gene encoding uncharacterized protein LOC135937258 yields the protein MEKQPKSAQKSRHKVKNAGDRSRMLKMSKSSSKASPSKSLPQQIEIKPKDFICPSEAKQSLTEAFEEIKYQCATFKPGERSQFAAEDDVNPVDSDQYFSLAGTDAENSFEEEEEEVCDSMEVADTTGDTEEVVQLDKAELERKEFCSGDCVDQQPVSSEECFEEHQCVNKTEDTDTLEAAPNKLESSGETADMDMSDSAVTGRIEVCSGSDRMDQSSFLAEGDSTDSSWLINEPMPLWPDVSSSDYTYDSPTMHILATLKVPVLLLETEDEDSFNAQPDLENQKEEDDSKELSWQENEIEDSVNQSQPENIESCKENPVSQPDLKDLETEAKVESSLQINQEIPEKEESCNEISDAQPDQKNCENVVGDEESCQATLKIEEKESTGEEQPKTGPILINPESETSLKGTPLIDMDLSKSCSVCEPAMTVSSLKRSLTTPSPRSVIAKTVTSTPEPQRGKIPEVISRYSTPKTRSHRDTPQPKSKLPRLTAKNKYNNVKAKVDSNLMSGKKSSILKKQAVQEQPKELAVSWGKPIEQLIQQDSGEPELSLEMETLKEPEIEKLEEKQEEKVKEQDYKPEEQQAKEEKTAKMVMEVEKDPKALEDDWQWEVSPAELQAAPWPEEPLEQRLRHDTPDEKNNGKVLLGVAAIAVAGYAAYSNWDTIVKKSAALLEYLAPR from the exons ATGGAAAAGCAGCCGAAAAGCGCGCAGAAGAGTCGCCATAAGGTGAAGAACGCCGGCGACAGATCTCGCATGCTGAAGATGAGCAAGTCGAGCTCAAAGGCGTCGCCGAGCAAGTCACTGCCACAGCAGATCGAAATCAAACCCAAAGATTTCATTTGCCCATCGGAAGCCAAACAGAGTCTCACAGAGGCTTTCGAAGAAATCAAGTATCAATGTGCCACCTTTAAACCTGGCGAAAGGAGCCAGTTCGCTGCCGAAGACGACGTAAATCCAGTCGATTCTGACCAATATTTTTCCCTTGCTGGCACTGACGCCGAAAATTCCTttgaggaggaggaagaggaagtTTGCGACTCCATGGAGGTGGCTGACACTACTGGCGACACTGAGGAGGTCGTCCAGCTGGATAAAGCAGAATTGGAACGGAAAGAGTTCTGCAGTGGTGATTGCGTTGACCAGCAGCCCGTCAGTTCAGAGGAGTGTTTTGAAG AGCATCAGTGCGTAAACAAGACTGAAGATACAGATACCCTTGAGGCGGCCCCTAACAAGCTGGAGTCATCAGGCGAGACCGCTGATATGGACATGAGTGACTCAGCTGTGACAGGTCGGATTGAGGTTTGTTCTGGATCAGACAGAATGGACCAGAGCTCGTTTCTGGCCGAGGGAGACTCGACTGACTCAAGTTGGCTCATCAACGAACCAATGCCTTTATGGCCTGATGTTAGCAGCAGCGACTACACATACGATTCACCCACGATGCATATTCTTGCTACCTTGAAAGTGCCTGTTCTGCTTCTGGAAACTGAGGATGAGGACAGCTTTAATGCTCAGCCTGACCTTGAAAATCAGAAGGAAGAGGATGATTCGAAAGAATTGAGTTGGCAGGAGAACGAAATTGAGGACAGTGTCAATCAGTCGCAGCCGGAAAATATAGAAAGTTGCAAAGAAAATCCAGTTTCACAGCCCGATTTGAAGGACCTTGAAACTGAAGCCAAAGTAGAGTCAAGTCTGCAGATCAACCAGGAGATTCCGGAAAAAGAGGAAAGTTGCAATGAAATATCAGATGCGCAACCTGatcagaaaaattgtgaaaacgTTGTGGGAGACGAAGAGAGCTGCCAGGCTACCttaaaaattgaggaaaaagaGAGCACTGGCGAAGAACAGCCCAAAACTGGGCCCATTTTGATCAATCCAGAGAGTGAGACCAGTTTGAAAGGGACTCCTCTGATCGACATGGACCTATCCAAATCTTGTTCTGTCTGTGAACCAGCCATGACAGTTTCCAGCTTGAAACGGTCGTTGACAACTCCTAGCCCAAGGAGCGTCATTGCCAAAACTGTCACGAGCACGCCTGAACCCCAAAGAGGCAAGATTCCCGAAGTGATCTCGCGCTACTCAACCCCAAAGACGCGTTCCCACCGTGACACACCTCAGCCCAAGAGTAAGTTACCGCGGCTGACTGCCAAGAACAAGTACAATAATGTGAAGGCCAAAGTGGACTCCAATCTGATGAGCGGAAAGAAGTCCTCCATTTTGAAGAAACAGGCTGTCCAGGAGCAGCCAAAGGAGCTGGCGGTTTCTTGGGGAAAGCCCATTGAGCAGTTAATACAGCAGGACAGCGGAGAGCCTGAGTTAAGCCTGGAGATGGAAACTCTCAAG GAGCCTGAAATCGAGAAGTTGGAAGAGAAACAAGAGGAAAAAGTTAAAGAACAGGATTACAAGCCAGAAGAACAACAGgccaaagaggaaaaaacagcaaaaatggtGATGGAAGTGGAGAAGGATCCCAAAGCTCTCGAGGACGATTGGCAGTGGGAAGTGTCTCCAGCTGAACTTCAAGCTGCACCTTGGCCTGAGGAACCTTTGGAGCAGCGTCTACGTCATGATACACCTGACGAGAAGAACAACGGCAAGGTGCTACTCGGCGTCGCCGCCATTGCTGTGGCCGGCTACGCAGCCTACTCCAACTGGGACACCATCGTGAAGAAGTCTGCGGCGCTGCTTGAGTATTTGGCTCCTCGTTAG
- the LOC135936522 gene encoding angiopoietin-related protein 7-like isoform X2 yields the protein MSIATLMGHIDSNVKHLQERAHVWDTFQLHVSAWNEQIKALDRKVDFISRGQERFEQFDTKMNELLGSHEAQLQRVSSRLDEMDTRLAAIAKSVEENTASSEPAAPLLGEFATRGVLSTLKGIEKKVDKLVAQAKAEEKLLEKNSAHKCQAPSVLEALLQDVASKVDVIFDRLPEEGEAEIRGGDLRVWRRMASPLRRTWRALESVERAVRSAEDTNVQLKKGHDHLLRVANHTLRYAAQGSECCRKLREETHNASVRSTNSCIAAVSAGTETSLRNMRDLFANASQEIEHLEDLILDNIAYNASCPNESPSLVVDAEEQDFSDSSNLLDYEDVSTQSSVPLTSQPSTGRGKRFQWLCSDVNGPSGVTSLLGDREEEEATAPVVSEWDGGGQRERLFCDQQTAGGGWTVVQRRGNFNGRLENFTRRWTDYKRGFGDLNAEFWAGNDFLHLVTSGDRPVKLRIELKDFEGNKTFAEYSLFRVGSEKTNYRLTLAGYSGNASDSFSSHNGTPFSTIDRTNDKAPECCPCAKTYSSGWWFHSCFEANLNGEYFLDPEGATDFQGIIWEKWRDDYSLAGTEMKIRPLDFHGS from the exons ATGTCAATAGCGACGTTAATGGGGCACATAGACAGCAACGTCAAACACTTGCAA GAAAGAGCACACGTCTGGGACACATTTCAGCTGCATGTGTCCGCTTGGAATGAGCAAATCAAGGCACTGGATCGAAAAGTGGACTTCATTAGCAG AGGGCAAGAACGTTTTGAACAGTTCGACACGAAAATGAACGAGCTCTTGGGATCACACGAAGCACAGCTGCAGCGCGTGTCCAGCCGGTTGGACGAGATGGACACGCGTCTGGCAGCCATCGCTAAAAGCGTTGAGGAGAACACCGCCAGCAGCGAACCAGCAGCACCCTTGCTTGGCGAGTTTGCAACCAGGGGCGTTCTCAGCACCCTCAAG GGGATAGAGAAGAAGGTAGACAAGCTGGTTGCGCAAGCCAAAGCTGAAGAGAAGCTGCTGGAGAAAAACTCGGCGCATAAGTGCCAGGCACCGTCAGTTCTGGAAGCTCTCTTACAGGATGTCGCTTCAAAAGTGGACGTCATTTTCGACCGGCTGCCAGAAGAG GGCGAGGCAGAAATTCGCGGGGGCGACCTGAGGGTATGGCGCCGCATGGCCTCACCTCTGCGGAGAACCTGGAGGGCGTTAGAGAGTGTCGAGCGAGCCGTCAGAAGCGCTGAAGACACGAACGTCCAGCTCAAGAAGGGTCACGACCACCTGCTCAGGGTCGCCAATCACACACTGCGATATGCTGCTCAG gggTCGGAGTGTTGTCGAAAATTGCGAGAGGAGACCCACAACGCCAGCGTGCGCTCAACTAACTCGTGCATCGCGGCCGTTTCCGCGGGCACAGAAACGTCTCTGCGCAACATGCGCGACCTCTTCGCCAATGCCAGCCAGGAAATTGAGCACCTCGAGGATCTCATCCTCGACAACATTGCCTACAATGCCAGTTGCCCCAATGAGAGCCCC TCCCTAGTAGTGGACGCCGAGGAGCAAGATTTTTCCGACTCGTCAAACCTACTGGACTACGAGGACGTGAGCACACAGTCGTCGGTGCCCCTCACCAGCCAGCCAAGCACTGGTCGAGGCAAACGCTTCCAGTGGCTGTGCAGCGACGTGAACGGACCGTCCGGGGTGACCAGTTTGTTGGGCGACCGAGAGGAAGAGGAGGCGACCGCCCCCGTCGTCTCCGAGTGGGACGGAGGTGGCCAGCGTGAGCGCCTCTTCTGCGACCAGCAGACGGCAGGAGGAGGATGGACCGTGGTGCAGCGCAGGGGCAACTTCAACGGCCGCCTGGAGAACTTCACGCGCCGCTGGACTGACTACAAACGCGGCTTTGGTGACCTTAACGCTGAGTTTTGGGCCGGCAATGATTTTCTGCACCTTGTCACCTCGGGTGACCGACCAGTTAAACTCAGAATCGAATTGAAAGACTTTGAAGGAAACAAAAC gttCGCCGAGTATTCATTGTTCAGGGTGGGTTCTGAGAAGACCAACTACCGTCTTACACTAGCCGGCTACTCAGGCAACGCGTCTGACTCGTTCAGTTCCCACAACGGCACGCCTTTCAGTACGATCGATCGCACAAACGACAAGGCGCCCGAATGCTGTCCTTGTGCCAAAACGTACTCCAGCGGATGGTGGTTTCACAG CTGTTTTGAGGCAAATCTGAATGGCGAGTACTTCCTGGATCCGGAGGGAGCAACCGACTTCCAGGGGATCATCTGGGAAAAATGGCGAGATGACTACAGCCTTGCTGGGACAGAGATGAAAATCCGTCCGTTGGACTTCCATGGCTCATGA
- the LOC135936522 gene encoding uncharacterized protein LOC135936522 isoform X1 — MTVLPTKVALLLALMQGLLASGVDIDLSPVTPTTSSVVTSLQQEALVSSIRDVTVQLEKFNSLYLGKLETKIMSIATLMGHIDSNVKHLQERAHVWDTFQLHVSAWNEQIKALDRKVDFISRGQERFEQFDTKMNELLGSHEAQLQRVSSRLDEMDTRLAAIAKSVEENTASSEPAAPLLGEFATRGVLSTLKGIEKKVDKLVAQAKAEEKLLEKNSAHKCQAPSVLEALLQDVASKVDVIFDRLPEEGEAEIRGGDLRVWRRMASPLRRTWRALESVERAVRSAEDTNVQLKKGHDHLLRVANHTLRYAAQGSECCRKLREETHNASVRSTNSCIAAVSAGTETSLRNMRDLFANASQEIEHLEDLILDNIAYNASCPNESPSLVVDAEEQDFSDSSNLLDYEDVSTQSSVPLTSQPSTGRGKRFQWLCSDVNGPSGVTSLLGDREEEEATAPVVSEWDGGGQRERLFCDQQTAGGGWTVVQRRGNFNGRLENFTRRWTDYKRGFGDLNAEFWAGNDFLHLVTSGDRPVKLRIELKDFEGNKTFAEYSLFRVGSEKTNYRLTLAGYSGNASDSFSSHNGTPFSTIDRTNDKAPECCPCAKTYSSGWWFHSCFEANLNGEYFLDPEGATDFQGIIWEKWRDDYSLAGTEMKIRPLDFHGS; from the exons ATGACCGTCCTTCCCACAAag GTAGCCCTGCTGCTGGCACTGATGCAGGGGTTGCTTGCATCTGGCGTCGACATTGATTTGAGTCCTGTGACGCCGACGACCTCTTCTGTCGTCACCAGTTTGCAGCAAGAAGCCTTGGTCAGCTCTATTCGGGACGTCACTG TTCAGCTGGAGAAGTTCAACTCGCTCTACTTGGGCAAACTCGAGACCAAGATTATGTCAATAGCGACGTTAATGGGGCACATAGACAGCAACGTCAAACACTTGCAA GAAAGAGCACACGTCTGGGACACATTTCAGCTGCATGTGTCCGCTTGGAATGAGCAAATCAAGGCACTGGATCGAAAAGTGGACTTCATTAGCAG AGGGCAAGAACGTTTTGAACAGTTCGACACGAAAATGAACGAGCTCTTGGGATCACACGAAGCACAGCTGCAGCGCGTGTCCAGCCGGTTGGACGAGATGGACACGCGTCTGGCAGCCATCGCTAAAAGCGTTGAGGAGAACACCGCCAGCAGCGAACCAGCAGCACCCTTGCTTGGCGAGTTTGCAACCAGGGGCGTTCTCAGCACCCTCAAG GGGATAGAGAAGAAGGTAGACAAGCTGGTTGCGCAAGCCAAAGCTGAAGAGAAGCTGCTGGAGAAAAACTCGGCGCATAAGTGCCAGGCACCGTCAGTTCTGGAAGCTCTCTTACAGGATGTCGCTTCAAAAGTGGACGTCATTTTCGACCGGCTGCCAGAAGAG GGCGAGGCAGAAATTCGCGGGGGCGACCTGAGGGTATGGCGCCGCATGGCCTCACCTCTGCGGAGAACCTGGAGGGCGTTAGAGAGTGTCGAGCGAGCCGTCAGAAGCGCTGAAGACACGAACGTCCAGCTCAAGAAGGGTCACGACCACCTGCTCAGGGTCGCCAATCACACACTGCGATATGCTGCTCAG gggTCGGAGTGTTGTCGAAAATTGCGAGAGGAGACCCACAACGCCAGCGTGCGCTCAACTAACTCGTGCATCGCGGCCGTTTCCGCGGGCACAGAAACGTCTCTGCGCAACATGCGCGACCTCTTCGCCAATGCCAGCCAGGAAATTGAGCACCTCGAGGATCTCATCCTCGACAACATTGCCTACAATGCCAGTTGCCCCAATGAGAGCCCC TCCCTAGTAGTGGACGCCGAGGAGCAAGATTTTTCCGACTCGTCAAACCTACTGGACTACGAGGACGTGAGCACACAGTCGTCGGTGCCCCTCACCAGCCAGCCAAGCACTGGTCGAGGCAAACGCTTCCAGTGGCTGTGCAGCGACGTGAACGGACCGTCCGGGGTGACCAGTTTGTTGGGCGACCGAGAGGAAGAGGAGGCGACCGCCCCCGTCGTCTCCGAGTGGGACGGAGGTGGCCAGCGTGAGCGCCTCTTCTGCGACCAGCAGACGGCAGGAGGAGGATGGACCGTGGTGCAGCGCAGGGGCAACTTCAACGGCCGCCTGGAGAACTTCACGCGCCGCTGGACTGACTACAAACGCGGCTTTGGTGACCTTAACGCTGAGTTTTGGGCCGGCAATGATTTTCTGCACCTTGTCACCTCGGGTGACCGACCAGTTAAACTCAGAATCGAATTGAAAGACTTTGAAGGAAACAAAAC gttCGCCGAGTATTCATTGTTCAGGGTGGGTTCTGAGAAGACCAACTACCGTCTTACACTAGCCGGCTACTCAGGCAACGCGTCTGACTCGTTCAGTTCCCACAACGGCACGCCTTTCAGTACGATCGATCGCACAAACGACAAGGCGCCCGAATGCTGTCCTTGTGCCAAAACGTACTCCAGCGGATGGTGGTTTCACAG CTGTTTTGAGGCAAATCTGAATGGCGAGTACTTCCTGGATCCGGAGGGAGCAACCGACTTCCAGGGGATCATCTGGGAAAAATGGCGAGATGACTACAGCCTTGCTGGGACAGAGATGAAAATCCGTCCGTTGGACTTCCATGGCTCATGA